One Ignavibacterium sp. DNA segment encodes these proteins:
- a CDS encoding PorV/PorQ family protein — MKTINYIILLISASALLFSVDAQTLKTGTTAAQVLKINVGPRAIGMGGAFTAVANDITSLYWNPSGSASIESNEVFFNHSTLYLDIKHDYAAIASNLSGFGTVGAFVSVLSVDDMPVRTVEKPDGTGEYFGYGAIIVGLNYSRFLTENFSIGFNAKYINESIWHMSATGFAIDVGTLYRIPVLNELRIAASISNFGTKMQMEGRDVTQNFPAGAGGGNLINANLELDKFDLPLMFRFGLSADVIKDQSARLTTSVDAIHPNDHTEYINSGLEYAWNETVFLRVGYNSLFEKDSEKGLTAGIGVNYRIVDLVKVKLDYAYQDFGRLSEVHYFSLGITF, encoded by the coding sequence ATGAAAACAATAAACTATATTATTCTTTTAATATCTGCATCTGCTCTGTTATTTTCAGTAGATGCTCAAACTCTTAAAACTGGAACTACGGCTGCACAGGTTCTAAAAATAAATGTTGGTCCTCGCGCTATTGGAATGGGAGGGGCATTTACTGCAGTTGCTAATGATATTACTTCACTTTATTGGAATCCAAGCGGATCAGCAAGTATTGAATCCAATGAAGTGTTCTTTAATCATTCTACTTTATATTTAGACATTAAACATGATTACGCCGCTATTGCAAGTAATCTAAGCGGATTTGGAACTGTTGGTGCTTTTGTTTCAGTTTTATCTGTTGATGATATGCCAGTACGAACTGTTGAAAAGCCAGATGGTACAGGTGAATATTTTGGTTATGGTGCAATAATAGTTGGATTAAATTATTCGCGTTTTCTTACAGAAAACTTTTCAATTGGATTTAATGCTAAGTATATAAACGAATCTATTTGGCATATGAGTGCAACCGGATTTGCCATTGATGTTGGCACACTATACAGAATTCCTGTATTAAATGAATTACGCATTGCTGCAAGTATCTCAAATTTTGGTACAAAGATGCAGATGGAAGGCAGAGATGTAACACAGAATTTTCCTGCTGGTGCCGGCGGAGGAAATCTTATTAATGCTAATCTTGAATTGGATAAGTTTGATTTACCACTTATGTTCAGGTTTGGTCTTTCTGCTGATGTTATTAAAGATCAATCAGCAAGATTAACAACCTCAGTTGATGCAATTCATCCAAATGATCATACTGAGTATATTAACTCAGGTTTGGAATATGCATGGAACGAAACAGTATTCTTAAGAGTTGGATATAATTCTTTATTTGAAAAAGATTCTGAAAAAGGTTTAACTGCTGGTATAGGTGTAAACTATCGGATAGTTGATCTTGTTAAAGTTAAACTTGATTATGCTTATCAGGATTTTGGCAGGCTGAGTGAAGTGCATTATTTTTCTTTGGGGATTACCTTCTGA
- a CDS encoding TonB-dependent receptor yields the protein MKKILLSNSLKFFILLLIFSVHTFAGITGKIAGKVTDAQTGEELIGINVLVEGTTTGAATGVDGTYIINNIEPGTYTLIFSGVGYQKQIVKDVKVSSDYTTRIDIQLSSEAISLETIVVEAHNPMIRKDLTSSKTVVDESQIQTLPVESLDQILTLQAGITKGAGGEIHIRGGRSSEVSYNVNGVSTVNPFDFSRTVTISTNAVQELSVVSGTFNAEYGNALSGIVNTVTKEGGANYRGTISFYTGDYYSLNSETFLNIKDFNPFSNHVIEGTIGGPIPVFNNAITFFLSGRYNESKGYLYGKRVHTIYDSIWVNPNNIEDIRVAASGDNSIVPMNPSEDFSGTAKITIKPFSAFKINYDVVYSNSNYKTYNHNFKYNPDASYNRYEWSLLNSLEIRHALSSSTFYSLQGSHNIYDYKRYLFPLLDEGGNEVTFKPGMDISKLHADPRYQPTFKLNRTSPYTFYPGGTLNDHYYQRSHTTEIKFDLTSQVDNQHELKFGVKFKNDLMDFEDFTIQRDTSQYLTPTILSSESPVHDLYSKEPRQFSAYVQDKMEFTSMIINAGIRYDLFDSRSKYAPDINAPTKNLEMAETKSSFSPRLGISFPITDQGIIHFSYGHFYQLPPYSYLYTNPTFEDNVANPTYGNANLNPEKTITYEIGLQQQLSDAVAFNVTGFYKDVRDLLALQKIRTSVSSYYYKYVNKDYGNIKGITFSLTKRKLPTELFALSLDYTFQVAEGNETGADAFFLDLSSGRQSEKIPVPLNWDQAHTLNGVISFGAEKDWFVTIVGNLSTGLPYTPYLFDKQIYLKANSERKPLQTNVDLRIEKSISLSDFVLTVFLKVYNLFDTRNELFVYNDTGRSTYTMELNQGGPRAANDLSDKNPLIPSATEYFNQPQFYSAPREVMLGLMLEF from the coding sequence ATGAAAAAAATCTTACTTTCTAACTCACTTAAATTTTTTATCCTTTTACTAATCTTTTCTGTGCATACTTTTGCTGGTATAACCGGAAAAATTGCCGGTAAAGTTACTGATGCACAAACCGGCGAAGAACTTATTGGAATAAATGTTCTTGTTGAAGGAACTACAACCGGTGCAGCAACGGGTGTTGATGGTACTTATATTATCAACAATATCGAACCAGGAACCTATACTCTGATATTTTCCGGAGTGGGTTATCAAAAGCAAATTGTTAAGGATGTTAAAGTATCCTCAGATTATACTACAAGAATTGATATTCAACTTTCGAGCGAAGCAATTAGTCTGGAAACAATTGTTGTTGAAGCACATAATCCAATGATCAGAAAAGATTTAACATCATCTAAAACAGTTGTTGATGAAAGCCAGATTCAAACACTTCCTGTTGAAAGCCTGGATCAGATTTTAACACTGCAGGCTGGTATTACAAAAGGTGCAGGCGGCGAAATTCACATTCGCGGCGGAAGATCATCTGAGGTATCTTATAATGTTAATGGTGTCTCTACTGTTAATCCATTTGATTTCAGCAGAACTGTAACTATTTCGACAAATGCTGTTCAAGAGTTATCTGTAGTCAGTGGTACTTTTAATGCAGAGTATGGCAATGCTCTTAGCGGAATTGTAAACACAGTTACCAAAGAGGGTGGAGCAAACTACAGAGGTACTATTTCCTTTTATACTGGTGATTATTATAGTCTTAACAGCGAGACTTTTCTTAATATTAAGGATTTTAATCCTTTCAGTAATCACGTAATAGAAGGCACCATTGGTGGGCCTATACCTGTTTTCAACAACGCTATTACATTTTTTCTTTCCGGCAGATATAATGAAAGCAAAGGTTACCTGTACGGCAAAAGAGTTCATACTATATATGATTCAATCTGGGTTAATCCAAACAATATTGAAGATATAAGAGTTGCTGCATCCGGTGATAACAGTATTGTTCCGATGAATCCTTCGGAAGATTTTTCGGGAACAGCTAAAATAACCATTAAACCATTTTCTGCCTTCAAAATCAATTATGATGTTGTCTATTCAAATTCAAATTATAAGACTTATAACCATAACTTTAAATATAATCCTGATGCCAGCTACAATAGATATGAATGGAGTTTGTTGAACTCTTTGGAAATCAGACATGCCTTAAGCAGTAGTACTTTTTACTCCTTGCAAGGTTCACATAATATTTATGATTATAAACGATATCTGTTTCCATTATTGGATGAAGGTGGCAATGAAGTTACTTTTAAACCAGGAATGGATATATCAAAATTACATGCTGATCCAAGATATCAGCCAACATTTAAACTTAACAGAACATCACCATATACTTTTTATCCCGGCGGTACTTTAAATGATCACTACTATCAGAGATCCCATACAACCGAAATAAAATTTGATCTGACAAGTCAGGTAGATAATCAGCACGAATTAAAATTTGGTGTTAAGTTTAAAAATGATCTGATGGACTTCGAGGATTTTACCATACAGCGGGATACATCTCAATATTTAACTCCGACAATTTTAAGCTCTGAAAGCCCGGTGCATGATTTGTATTCTAAAGAACCAAGACAGTTTTCGGCTTATGTACAAGATAAAATGGAATTTACCAGTATGATTATTAATGCAGGTATCCGATATGATCTTTTTGATTCAAGGTCTAAATATGCACCTGATATTAATGCACCTACAAAAAATCTTGAAATGGCAGAGACAAAAAGTTCTTTTAGTCCAAGACTTGGTATTTCATTTCCAATAACAGATCAGGGAATAATACATTTTTCTTATGGTCATTTTTATCAATTGCCGCCTTACAGTTATTTATATACAAATCCAACATTTGAGGATAATGTTGCAAATCCTACTTACGGAAACGCAAATCTTAATCCAGAAAAGACCATAACCTATGAAATAGGCTTACAGCAGCAATTATCAGATGCTGTTGCATTTAATGTTACCGGATTCTACAAAGATGTTCGTGATTTACTTGCATTACAAAAAATAAGAACCAGCGTTAGCAGTTATTATTATAAATATGTAAATAAAGATTATGGAAATATTAAAGGCATAACATTTTCATTAACCAAAAGAAAACTTCCAACCGAGTTATTTGCATTATCGCTCGACTATACATTTCAGGTGGCTGAAGGTAATGAAACCGGTGCAGATGCATTTTTCCTTGATCTTTCTTCCGGAAGACAAAGTGAAAAAATCCCTGTTCCATTAAACTGGGATCAGGCGCATACATTAAACGGAGTTATTTCATTTGGTGCAGAAAAAGATTGGTTTGTTACTATTGTTGGAAATTTAAGTACCGGTTTACCTTATACGCCATATCTTTTTGATAAACAAATTTATTTAAAAGCAAATAGCGAAAGAAAACCACTTCAGACAAATGTTGATTTGCGTATCGAAAAATCTATCAGTCTTTCGGATTTTGTACTGACTGTATTTCTGAAAGTCTATAATCTGTTTGATACCCGAAATGAGCTTTTTGTGTACAACGATACAGGAAGATCTACTTATACAATGGAACTGAATCAAGGTGGACCGCGCGCAGCAAATGATTTATCGGATAAAAATCCACTTATTCCATCGGCTACTGAATATTTTAACCAACCACAGTTTTATTCAGCTCCGCGTGAAGTTATGCTCGGATTGATGCTGGAATTCTAA
- a CDS encoding T9SS type A sorting domain-containing protein, whose amino-acid sequence MKKIFLTLFFLSILIPSLLIAQTFPRTAEISPPSQIEAGFGNVIAGVDFDGDGLPEIYACNTNFVDRDYEVIPRIYKFEWNPNTATWDSVWGATAPVPKQNTWPALTWGDLDKDGKPEIYWGPVNFIDTDPNPARVLVYEYVGDGSDNMGVDDGFGSWLPNASTSIVTANNFNLRPVKFEIADPDGDGQDELIFCDRAGTWHVGVLSVDDIPDNGGGLETWTVEYSGETDPNLSSIGSCYDFVVVGNMIALSGGAGPISIISYENGGWVSSPTQSGVMGNNSSFKGSVKVDFGGGSVGVVVGSWLSSKVYLVEKEDTSDVLTSYEIADFAPYAVRLNGAAVGDLDGDGLPDIVFGSRYMAGNTAKNPIFRLEYQGGDQTNPASYEMSIIDSAYWNDNGDMDVICVANIDGDPEDEVLYTQGYSRGNPTDSFMPLIILDLQHTPVSVEKENDVVPAQFYLDQNFPNPFNPTTEIKFGITKSANVDLRIYDVLGKEVAVLINNEFMNAGSYNIKFDASKLASGNYIYKMTAGANTVSKKMQLLK is encoded by the coding sequence ATGAAAAAAATATTTCTAACGTTGTTTTTTCTTTCTATACTGATTCCTTCTCTGTTGATTGCACAAACATTTCCTCGTACTGCAGAGATCAGTCCTCCATCACAAATTGAAGCTGGATTTGGTAATGTTATTGCAGGTGTAGATTTTGATGGAGATGGTTTGCCTGAGATTTATGCTTGTAACACAAATTTTGTAGACCGCGATTACGAAGTTATTCCAAGAATTTATAAATTCGAATGGAATCCTAATACAGCTACTTGGGATTCTGTATGGGGAGCAACTGCACCAGTTCCTAAACAAAATACCTGGCCTGCACTTACTTGGGGTGATTTAGATAAAGATGGAAAGCCGGAAATATATTGGGGACCAGTTAATTTTATAGATACAGATCCTAATCCTGCTAGAGTATTAGTTTACGAATATGTTGGAGATGGAAGTGATAATATGGGAGTTGATGATGGATTTGGATCCTGGCTGCCGAATGCATCTACATCAATAGTAACTGCAAATAATTTCAATTTAAGACCAGTTAAATTTGAAATTGCTGATCCTGACGGTGATGGGCAAGATGAACTTATATTTTGTGACAGAGCCGGAACCTGGCACGTTGGTGTATTATCTGTTGATGATATTCCCGATAATGGCGGCGGATTGGAAACCTGGACTGTTGAGTATAGCGGAGAAACTGATCCGAACTTAAGTTCAATTGGTTCTTGTTACGACTTTGTGGTAGTTGGCAATATGATAGCATTAAGTGGAGGTGCTGGTCCAATTTCAATAATATCTTATGAAAACGGCGGTTGGGTTTCATCACCAACACAATCAGGTGTAATGGGTAATAACAGTTCATTCAAAGGTTCTGTTAAAGTTGATTTCGGCGGCGGAAGTGTAGGTGTTGTTGTCGGAAGTTGGTTAAGCAGTAAAGTCTATTTAGTCGAGAAGGAAGATACTTCTGATGTTCTTACTTCTTACGAAATTGCTGATTTTGCACCTTATGCTGTTAGATTAAACGGTGCAGCAGTTGGTGATCTTGATGGTGATGGACTGCCAGATATAGTATTTGGTTCAAGATATATGGCAGGTAATACAGCAAAAAATCCTATATTCAGATTAGAATATCAGGGTGGTGATCAGACAAATCCGGCAAGCTATGAAATGTCAATTATCGATTCTGCTTACTGGAATGATAATGGTGATATGGATGTAATTTGCGTTGCTAATATTGATGGCGATCCCGAAGATGAAGTTCTTTATACTCAAGGTTATTCAAGAGGCAATCCCACTGACAGTTTTATGCCATTAATTATTTTAGACTTGCAGCACACTCCTGTTTCAGTTGAAAAAGAAAACGATGTTGTTCCTGCTCAGTTTTATCTGGATCAGAACTTCCCAAATCCATTTAACCCGACTACTGAGATTAAATTTGGAATTACTAAGTCAGCAAATGTTGATTTAAGAATCTATGATGTTCTCGGAAAAGAAGTTGCTGTACTGATTAATAATGAATTTATGAATGCTGGATCATATAACATTAAATTTGATGCTTCAAAACTGGCAAGCGGTAATTATATCTATAAAATGACTGCCGGAGCTAATACAGTATCAAAGAAAATGCAATTACTTAAATAA
- a CDS encoding FG-GAP-like repeat-containing protein, with amino-acid sequence MNRQTYFVVFFLFLFITSIYPQIIPRAFEIKDPAGLELAFGGIIAGVDFDGDGLPEIYTVNTNFVDRNYELIPRIYKFEWNPSTATWDSVWGAQPDIVQQNTYPALAWGDLDKDGKPEIYWGPSNFLDGSINPNPYRIVVYEYPGDGSDNMGVDDGFGGWLPNAQTTIINTDMFSVAPIKFVLTDIDGDGNEEIIFSNQSAANNFHMGVVSVDDIPDNGGGLENWTLKFSGEGDANLAGTGAKWDFAVVDSRIWLFNSNGTISLVKYENGGWVTFPPQFNVANEDASFRGSLVVDLNNDGNKSIFMGGWFSGKVYLLDNPNDADTLVSYEIADFAPYCNYIRGAAVGDIDNNGKPDLIFGSRYNASNTAKVPILRVEYQGGDKTNPANYIASIIDSAYWDNNGDMLVVATGNLDGDAEDEVLYTQGYSLGNPNDDPMPIIVLDANVTPVSVEKESDIVPAQFYLDQNFPNPFNPTTEIKFGITKSANVDLRIYDVLGKEVAVLINNEYMSAGSYNVKFDASKLASGNYVYSLTAGSVQISKKMQLLK; translated from the coding sequence ATGAACCGTCAAACTTACTTTGTTGTTTTTTTTCTTTTCCTGTTTATTACTTCCATTTATCCTCAAATAATCCCTCGGGCTTTTGAAATAAAAGATCCTGCAGGACTTGAACTGGCATTTGGTGGAATCATTGCTGGTGTAGATTTCGATGGCGATGGATTACCTGAAATTTATACTGTCAATACTAATTTTGTAGATAGAAATTATGAACTTATTCCCAGGATTTACAAATTCGAATGGAACCCTTCAACTGCTACCTGGGATTCAGTATGGGGTGCACAACCTGATATTGTTCAACAAAATACTTATCCTGCTCTTGCCTGGGGTGATTTAGATAAAGATGGTAAACCAGAAATATACTGGGGTCCATCAAACTTTTTAGATGGAAGTATAAATCCAAATCCATATAGAATAGTAGTATATGAGTATCCAGGTGATGGAAGTGATAATATGGGTGTTGATGATGGATTTGGCGGATGGCTGCCCAATGCACAAACAACTATTATCAATACTGATATGTTTAGTGTGGCACCGATAAAATTTGTTCTAACTGATATTGATGGCGATGGCAATGAGGAAATAATTTTCTCAAATCAATCTGCTGCAAATAATTTTCACATGGGTGTTGTATCAGTTGATGATATTCCTGATAATGGCGGCGGTTTGGAAAACTGGACTTTGAAGTTTTCCGGAGAAGGTGATGCAAATTTAGCCGGCACTGGTGCTAAATGGGATTTTGCAGTTGTTGATAGCCGTATTTGGTTATTCAATTCAAATGGAACCATATCTCTGGTAAAATATGAAAATGGTGGTTGGGTTACTTTTCCGCCTCAGTTTAATGTTGCAAATGAAGATGCTTCTTTCAGAGGTTCGCTTGTAGTTGATTTGAATAATGATGGAAACAAAAGTATTTTTATGGGTGGCTGGTTTAGCGGTAAAGTTTATCTGTTAGATAATCCAAATGATGCTGATACTCTGGTTTCTTATGAAATAGCTGATTTTGCGCCTTACTGCAATTACATAAGAGGTGCTGCAGTTGGTGATATTGATAATAATGGAAAACCAGACCTGATCTTTGGTTCAAGATACAATGCAAGTAATACAGCAAAAGTGCCTATCCTTAGAGTTGAGTATCAGGGCGGTGACAAAACTAATCCGGCAAATTATATTGCTTCAATAATTGATTCTGCTTATTGGGATAATAACGGAGATATGTTAGTTGTTGCTACTGGCAATTTAGATGGAGATGCAGAAGATGAAGTACTTTATACTCAGGGTTATTCTTTAGGTAATCCTAATGATGATCCTATGCCGATAATTGTACTTGATGCAAATGTCACTCCAGTTTCAGTTGAAAAAGAAAGCGATATTGTTCCTGCTCAGTTTTATCTGGATCAGAACTTCCCAAATCCATTTAACCCGACTACTGAGATTAAATTTGGAATTACTAAGTCAGCAAATGTTGATTTAAGAATCTATGATGTACTAGGGAAAGAAGTAGCCGTTCTTATCAATAATGAATATATGAGCGCAGGATCATACAATGTAAAATTTGATGCTTCAAAACTGGCAAGCGGTAATTATGTTTATAGTTTAACAGCCGGTTCAGTACAAATCTCTAAAAAGATGCAATTGCTCAAATAA
- the murQ gene encoding N-acetylmuramic acid 6-phosphate etherase, whose protein sequence is MMNKLTDSKSLFEEINKLTTEQRNTRSLKIDLSSTSEILKIINEEDKLVPYAVEQELPYIEQAVEIIVKALKSGGRLLYFGAGTSGRLGVVDASECPPTFGTPYGMIEGFIAGGKAAMFRAQEGAEDKEENGAKEVAAAKVNSKDVVCGIAASRRTPYVVGAVKKAKQLGAKTLYITTNPRKDFDIAEVDVAICPNVGPEVVMGSTRMKSGTAQKLVLNMLTTASMIRLGKVYENMMIDLQMNNKKLVERSKKIVMTITGLNYDDASAALENAKGHVKTALVMILAKVDFKEAKEKLKLADGFVRRAIGINS, encoded by the coding sequence ATGATGAATAAACTAACCGATTCAAAATCTTTGTTTGAAGAAATCAATAAACTTACTACCGAACAAAGAAATACACGTTCATTAAAAATTGATTTAAGCTCAACATCAGAAATCCTTAAGATTATTAATGAAGAAGATAAACTTGTGCCTTATGCTGTAGAACAAGAACTTCCATATATTGAACAAGCTGTGGAAATTATTGTGAAAGCATTAAAAAGCGGGGGAAGATTGCTTTACTTTGGTGCCGGAACAAGCGGAAGACTTGGTGTTGTAGATGCTTCAGAATGTCCTCCAACATTCGGTACACCTTATGGAATGATAGAGGGATTTATCGCTGGTGGAAAAGCGGCTATGTTTCGCGCTCAGGAAGGTGCTGAAGACAAAGAAGAAAACGGCGCTAAAGAAGTTGCTGCGGCAAAAGTTAATTCCAAAGATGTTGTTTGTGGAATTGCTGCAAGCAGAAGAACACCTTATGTTGTTGGCGCAGTTAAAAAAGCAAAACAACTTGGAGCTAAAACCCTTTACATTACTACTAATCCACGTAAGGATTTTGACATTGCTGAAGTTGATGTGGCAATCTGCCCAAACGTAGGACCGGAAGTAGTTATGGGTTCAACAAGAATGAAAAGCGGAACAGCTCAAAAGCTGGTTCTGAATATGCTGACAACTGCATCAATGATAAGACTTGGTAAGGTTTATGAAAATATGATGATTGATCTGCAAATGAATAATAAAAAACTTGTCGAAAGATCCAAAAAAATTGTTATGACTATTACAGGATTAAATTATGATGATGCATCTGCTGCACTTGAAAATGCAAAAGGACATGTAAAAACTGCTTTAGTTATGATTCTTGCTAAAGTTGATTTTAAAGAAGCAAAAGAAAAATTAAAACTTGCAGACGGATTTGTAAGAAGAGCAATCGGAATTAACAGCTGA
- a CDS encoding glucosamine-6-phosphate deaminase, which produces MTSKVEQYYLELSQKKLIYKPTEKTPVIQVSNFPELGKMTALRFIEWVQQNPNGVVSLPTGKTPEHFIKWVAYFLKNWDKDDVREILKKIDLDQSNKPDMKGIQFIQIDEFYPIDSHQHNSFYYYIQKYYFSNWGLDVNKALLMNINEIPTANNLHLSEIFPDETIDLSLRTRWASTTLERYQKQTIELVDQFCTDYEKKIREKGGIGFFLGGIGPDGHIGFNVMGSDHYSTTRLIQTNYETQAAAATDLGGVEVAKKRLVITIGLDTITYNTDATAIIIAAGEAKGNIVRDSIQSSISNKYPATVLQRLPNARFYLTNGAAFRLVERRYQDVSEESEISHTSAERAIINLCLERNKSLLDLTTEDYNSNKLTKLILDRTNKSPKQFGKEIHDSIIQRFERGMQPVSNQVILHTGPHHDDIPLGYLPYITHLVRDASNSHHFVTMTSGFTAVTNSYMLGLLEDLKYYLSQTDFTSRFTQRYFDPEFKEGKNRDIHLYLDGLAAHSKTIRKEAVSRRLLRNMIEIYEEDNISYLEDRVDELINYFKTQYPGKKDIPHVQKLKGMMREWEEELVWAFFGFNTSAVSHMRLGFYQGDIFTENPEMDRDVIPILNLLKKIKPTIVSVALDPEGSGPDTHYKVLQATAEALKLYEKETGIKEVKVWGYRNVWYRFHPAEANIFIPVSLNSMAIMENTFLNSYGSQRSASFPSWEYDGPFSRLAQRIQVEQYQTIRLCLGKDYFLKHPHPRVQAAYGMVYLKELSLEEFYTHSAELRKLTENY; this is translated from the coding sequence ATGACATCCAAAGTTGAACAATACTACCTTGAACTATCCCAGAAAAAGTTAATTTATAAACCAACTGAAAAAACTCCGGTTATACAGGTATCAAATTTTCCGGAGCTTGGCAAAATGACTGCTCTTAGATTTATTGAATGGGTTCAACAAAATCCTAACGGTGTTGTATCACTGCCAACCGGAAAAACACCTGAACATTTTATAAAATGGGTTGCTTACTTCCTAAAGAATTGGGATAAAGATGATGTAAGAGAAATATTGAAAAAAATAGATCTTGATCAAAGCAATAAACCTGATATGAAAGGTATTCAGTTTATTCAAATTGATGAATTTTATCCGATTGATTCTCATCAGCATAACAGTTTTTATTATTACATACAAAAATATTACTTCAGTAATTGGGGATTGGATGTTAACAAAGCACTGCTGATGAACATTAATGAAATTCCTACTGCTAATAATCTTCATTTATCAGAGATATTTCCTGATGAGACTATAGACCTTTCATTAAGAACAAGATGGGCGTCAACTACCTTAGAGAGATATCAGAAACAGACAATAGAATTAGTGGATCAGTTCTGCACAGATTATGAAAAGAAAATAAGAGAAAAAGGAGGAATTGGATTTTTCCTAGGTGGTATAGGACCGGATGGACATATTGGCTTTAATGTTATGGGCAGCGATCATTATTCGACTACAAGGTTAATTCAGACAAATTATGAAACTCAGGCTGCAGCTGCAACAGATCTGGGTGGAGTTGAAGTTGCAAAGAAAAGACTAGTTATTACAATCGGACTTGATACAATAACCTACAATACTGATGCAACTGCTATTATAATTGCTGCTGGTGAAGCCAAAGGAAATATAGTACGTGATTCTATTCAGAGCTCTATTTCCAACAAATATCCTGCTACTGTTTTGCAGCGCTTGCCAAATGCGAGATTTTACTTAACAAACGGTGCAGCCTTCAGATTAGTTGAAAGACGTTATCAGGATGTTTCAGAAGAATCAGAGATATCTCATACATCTGCAGAGAGAGCAATTATTAACTTATGTCTGGAAAGAAATAAATCATTGCTTGATCTTACTACTGAAGATTACAATTCTAATAAACTCACTAAATTAATTCTTGATAGAACAAATAAATCACCAAAACAATTCGGCAAAGAGATTCACGATTCGATCATACAAAGATTCGAAAGAGGAATGCAGCCTGTTTCTAATCAGGTAATTCTGCACACAGGTCCGCATCACGATGATATTCCGCTTGGGTATTTACCATACATAACACATCTTGTAAGAGATGCAAGCAACAGCCATCACTTTGTTACTATGACAAGCGGATTTACTGCTGTAACAAATTCTTATATGCTTGGATTGCTTGAGGATCTAAAATATTATTTAAGCCAGACTGATTTTACTTCAAGATTTACTCAACGCTATTTTGATCCTGAATTTAAAGAAGGAAAAAACCGTGATATCCACCTTTATCTTGATGGGTTAGCTGCACACAGCAAAACAATCAGGAAGGAAGCTGTTTCAAGAAGATTACTGAGAAATATGATTGAGATATACGAAGAAGATAATATATCTTATCTGGAAGACAGAGTTGATGAACTTATAAATTATTTTAAAACACAATATCCGGGTAAAAAGGATATACCTCATGTTCAGAAATTAAAAGGAATGATGCGCGAATGGGAAGAAGAGCTTGTCTGGGCTTTCTTCGGTTTCAATACAAGCGCAGTTTCACATATGCGTTTAGGATTTTATCAGGGAGATATCTTTACTGAAAATCCTGAAATGGATAGAGATGTTATTCCGATTTTGAACTTACTTAAAAAAATCAAACCTACTATTGTATCAGTTGCATTAGACCCTGAAGGCAGCGGACCTGATACCCATTACAAAGTATTACAGGCAACTGCTGAAGCACTTAAACTTTATGAAAAAGAAACCGGAATAAAGGAAGTGAAAGTTTGGGGCTACAGAAATGTTTGGTACAGATTCCATCCTGCCGAAGCAAATATTTTTATACCAGTAAGCCTTAACTCGATGGCAATAATGGAAAATACTTTTCTGAACAGTTATGGCTCTCAGCGTTCTGCAAGTTTTCCAAGCTGGGAGTATGATGGTCCGTTTTCAAGATTGGCTCAGAGAATTCAGGTTGAACAATATCAAACGATAAGATTATGTTTAGGTAAGGATTATTTCTTAAAACATCCTCATCCAAGAGTGCAGGCTGCTTATGGAATGGTATATCTAAAAGAGTTATCACTTGAAGAGTTTTACACTCATTCAGCTGAACTGAGAAAATTAACTGAAAATTATTAG